A window from Thermostichus vulcanus str. 'Rupite' encodes these proteins:
- a CDS encoding Fur family transcriptional regulator, translating to MPRPLDSLEAALERCRECNLRLSRQRRYILELLWQCGEHLSAREIYDRLNQQGKPIGHTSVYQNLEALASHHVVECLDRAEGRRYGNRTHPHSHVNCLDSGRILDVDVQLPPELLAQVEQQTGTQIQSYRIEFFGVEGSPPSASTPSNS from the coding sequence ATGCCTCGTCCACTGGATTCTTTAGAAGCGGCTCTGGAGCGTTGTCGTGAATGTAATCTGCGTTTGAGCCGACAGCGTCGGTACATTCTGGAGCTATTGTGGCAATGTGGCGAGCACCTCTCCGCCCGTGAAATCTACGATCGCCTCAATCAGCAGGGCAAGCCGATTGGCCACACCTCTGTCTATCAAAACCTGGAAGCCCTAGCCAGTCATCATGTTGTCGAGTGTTTGGATCGAGCGGAAGGACGCCGCTACGGCAATCGCACTCATCCCCATAGCCATGTCAATTGCTTGGATAGCGGCCGCATTTTGGATGTGGATGTCCAATTGCCCCCCGAGTTATTGGCCCAGGTGGAGCAACAAACCGGCACGCAGATTCAGAGCTATCGGATTGAGTTTTTCGGGGTAGAGGGATCCCCACCTTCCGCATCAACTCCATCCAATTCTTGA